The Acidobacteriota bacterium genome segment CGAACATCGAGGCCTCCAGCAGAGAGGTGAATCTGGTGAAATTGTTGTTTTGAGCACGTCCTGGAAGGATCTTCTCCACGAGGCGGTGACAACGCTCTTGCAGTCGGTGCCATGGCAAGACTCCAAGTGTCGAGCCGGCTGGATACATCAGACCATCGGCAAGAGTATCCCCGATGAGCGCGCGCGATATATTGAACACCTGCTTTGCAAGGGTGCGACGCACGGCTGGGTTTTCGACCCCTATGATCAATGGAGAGGAGTTGATCAACGAGTTCGCCATCACGATAGATTCCAACTCGGGCGGAGGCTCGCACATGAGGCCAATCTCGAACAGCCTCAGGGCGTCGGCTTCATCGCGAAACAGAATCGTCTCGGGAATACCCATCAAATACCCTGAGTAGCGCCAAACCTTCATAAAGCTTTTTCGCTCATCGTCGTTGTATTCAGCACCCAGGTTTTTCATATGTCGCAGCAACCTGGCTGAAAAAGCGGTAATCGCAAAGCCCAGGTGTGCCGCGCTAAGCGGCACGCCCCAGGAGTCCGTATCCCAGTCCTCCGAGTGCTTCAGCAGGCGTCTGATCTGTGCGTGGACCATCCGGATACGGACAGACAGTTTCCATCCGTCCCCATCCTTTTCCAGGCCGCCCGGCATGAATATCTCGATCAGGTGACGGTTATTCTGTTTCAAGCGTCTGATGCCCTGATCACGCACCCGCCCGGTGATGAAGAACGACTTGCTGATGTTCGTTGAGAATCCTTCTACAAGAACACCTCCTACGAATGCCCCCAGAACCAGTCTCGAATTCCGGTGAAACATGCGGCAGGCTGGGGTCAGGGCCGATAAGTCCAACCAATCGGGTGGGGACTCCATCCTTTCGAAAAAGTCCCTAACCAAGGGCGGGGCTTCCTGCAGAACGCTGGCGTCCCGCTTATCCAGAGCCGCCCTGAAAAATTGCATCGCCTTTTCCTGTCCAAGGGGCGCAAGCTGTTCGATCACCGCGTCGGCTTCGGGGTCTCCGATCATCGTGTGGGCGATGTAATTCGATGCTCTCTTTGGGTCGAGCGCACGAGCCTTTTCATAACGTGTCGAATAGCAGGACGGCATTTGCATCGAATGGGAACCTTCGATTCCGTGACCTTCGCCTCGCAAAGTCAACCTCCCAAGGACTCGTACTGGAGCGTGCGCTCCTTGGCAGACCCGCAGTGCGAAGGCCTCCGAAATACACAGGTCGGGGGCTATGCGGAATTTTCGCCAAGAGTAACTCATAAATTAACCAGACTTGTATGGATTAGGCGTGACAACTTGCGCAGAACTCATGAATTTATGGTGATTTACTTCAGAAAAGGCCAATACCGTCATTGGGGACGGCGCGCTGCCCATCCGCTATGAACAGCGCCAAGTCGCCTGGATAGCCACCCTGTCCTGCTCACGGCTAGCGAGTACGAGTTGCTGGGTATGCTCTCGCTCAACGCGGGACGTGCATTGACCTGCCAATCGCTTCCGTGCCAATTTTCGGGCTAACGCTACACGCCCTCTGCCAAGGTCGCCCTGCGAGTCCTGGTCAGGAACCTCCAGAGCAAACTCGGAGACGACGCCGACCGCTACGGGAGCTTGGAATTGCGGCGGTAGCCAGCGGCTTCCGCCCGACCTTCCGGGACTGGGCGGCTGAGGCGGCCCTGGCGCATGTGGTCCGAAACCGGGTCGAGGCGGACTATGCCGGCTCGGACCTGTTCGAACGCCGGCATGTCCAGATGGGCGACTGGGCGCGTGACCTGGCCCAAGGGTCGCTGGAGGATCCGGAGCCCTTGGAGTTGCGGCCCGTGGATCCAGGGAAGGGCGAGGAGGTGCCCATTGAAGCAGCACTGGTTTGTTGGTGTCGACTGGGGTTCACAGAAGCAGCAGGTGTCCGTGATGGACGCAGGCTGGGAGGTAGTGGGAAAGCGGGCGTTCGAGCATGGGGGCCGTGGGCTGTCGAAGATGGCGGAGTGGCTGTTGTCGGTGGCGGCGGGCGAGGCCGCTACCGACGCCGCTCCAATGGACCCGCCGGCTAGACAATCACTCGTAAATCGCCGGCCCGGCGCGTCACCCGCTCCCGGTCCAGATGTTCCAGCAGAGGGATGGCGTACTTGCGGGTAACGTCGGCCAGTTTCTTGAAGGTAGGGACATCGATGCGGTCTTCCCGTTTCTTGTGCTCCCGCAGCTTCTTCTTGACGTCTTCGATGGAGTCGGCGTGGAAGAACAGGGTTTCGCTCACCTTGACCAGCTTCTTTTGGCGGGTCAGCAGTGCCACCAGCCGCCTGGCCTGTTCCTGCGGCAGGGCGACATCCCGGATGACCTCCTCGATCGAGGGAACCTGTAGACCCGTACTGCGGAAGGCCTGTTCAATGGTGTCCAGAGCCCGAGCCTCATCGGCGCTCAAGCGTACGCCCGAGCCGCGCAGCCGCACCCGATCCCGGTCCAGCTCGACCAGGTCCCGGTCGCACAGGTGGGCCAGCACCGACTTGAACACGCTTTGGGAAACGCCGGCAAACAGGCTGGAATGGAGCTGCTCCCTCGGGAGCCCCGCCGACAGCGCTTGGCGCTGCTGGTAGTCCCGGATGAGCGCCAGGGACTGCCGGCAGAGGCCATCGAAGCATTTTCGATCCATCACTTGCAAGGGGTGTTGGCCCAGCCGGAATACCTGTCCCTCTTGAACCAGTCGGGACAAGAGCTTGCGGACGGTGGTCCTGGAAACAGGCAGTTGAGAAAGGATCCGGTCTTCGTCAATGCCTCGGGCGGCCTCTCTGGCCGTCAGTCGTCCGATCATGGTCGTCGGATCGTCCGAATCCATGGCCTGAAGGAACTGCAGTCTCCGATCCAGATCCCGAGTTCGGCGGCGTGGCGGCGGAAAGATATCCAGGACCACTCCCCCTCCAACGGTAATCATGGGCGAGGTCCGCCGCAGGATGAAGGAATCTCCCACCAGGGCCAGCACCGGCTTCTCCAACTCCAGGTGCGCCAGGCCTGTTTGACCGGGAGCCAGCGTTTTCGGTTTCAGGGGGCGGACTTCGGCCAGCACTTCCGTGGTGCCCAGGTGGAACCTCACCCGGCTGCGATTCCTGAGCGTCACCGGCGAAGATTCCAACAGCGAGAGCCGGCAATCGCAGCGCGAGACAGCCCGGTAACGCCCGCAAACCGAGAGTTGCACACCTCTGTGGACTTCGCCGACCTCCACCCCTTGCAGGTTCAGGGCCGTCCGCTGACCGGCCTCGGCTTGATCGACCTCGCGGGAATAGACCTGGAGGTGCCTCACCCGAGACCGCTTCCCGGTCGGATAGAGTTCTACTTCTCCCTCTTTTCGAATCGTGCCGCTCACCAGCGTCCCGGTGACCACCGTTCCGAATCCCCTGGAGCTGAAGCATCGATCGATCGGCAACCGAAAGGGAAGATCCCGATTGCGGGGGGGCAGTCCGTCACCCATTTCGGTCAGGGCCTGCCTGATGGAATCCAGTCCCTCTTGACTGGATGCGTTGAAGGGAATGACAGGGGCTCCTTCCAGAAAGGAGCCGCGCAGATAGTCCTGCAACTCCAACTGAACCAGATCGACGATCTCCCTCTCGACCAGATCGCACTTGGTGATCACCACCAACCCTCGCGGGATGGACAAGAGCCTGCAGATATCGAAGTGTTCCCGGGTCTGCGGCATGATGGACTCGTTGGCCGCCACCACCAGCAGCACCGCATCGATTCCTCCAACGCCGGCCAGCATATTCTTGACGAAGCGCTCGTGGCCGGGAACGTCCACGAAGCCCACTCTCAACCGGTCGCCGAGCTGCAGGCTGGCAAAACCCAGGTCGATGGTGATCCCCCGCTCCCTTTCCTCTTTGAGGCGGTCAGGATCCACTCCCGTCAGCACCTTGATCAGGGTACTTTTGCCATGATCGATATGGCCGGCCGTCCCCACTACAATGTGCTTCATGGCCCGCTAAAGGTATTTGTGATTTTTTTTACTTGACAGATAAGAAATATAGTTTACACTCAAAACCAATTCAGCTCGGTTTCCAGTGACGCCCATTTAGAAAGCTGTTCTACCCGCGCCGGGCGTGACAAGGGGATCCTCTGGTAGCAGAGATTCCTGAAGGAAAAAGGGCCCCTTTCAGCAACGAAGTCAGTCCATCTATTCGCTGTCCTTTCCGGGACAGCCGACCAGTAATTTTTTTTCACTTCACTGCTTTCAGGCACACCTAGGCTTTCCCCCTCCCGGCAGGTTCGGGAGGGGCGAATCTCTTCTTTCCTACCGCAGGAGCAAATCCACTTTCACCAGCCTCGGCTCCGGATTCGGCTCGCAGTTGACTCAGGTACTCCGCAAACCGCTTGCCCAGATCCTCTCGCTTGAGGGCAAATTCGACGGTCGCCTCCAGAAAACCCAGCTTGTCGCCGGCGTCATACCGTTTCCCCTCAAAACGGAGAGCGTGAATGGCCTGGCTGTCCAGCAGACCGCGCAACCCATGGGTGAGTTGAATCTCTCCGCCCCGGTCGGGAGCCGTCCGTCCCAGAACCTCGAAGATTTCCGGTGTCAGCAGGTAACGGCCGATGATGGCCAGGTTGGAAGGCGCCTGCTCGAAGGAAGGCTTCTCCACCAGGTCGAGCACCTTGAAGACGTCCGACTCGGCGGCTCCCGCCACTGCTTCTTCCTCGATCACACCGTATTGACTGATGGCGGGACCGTGCACCGCCTGCGTGGCCAGCACCGAAGTTCCGTATCGCTCAAAAACCTCCATCATCTGACCGACACATGGCGTGGGGGCGTCGATGATGTCATCGCCCAGCAGCACGGCAAAGGGCTCATCGCCCACCAGGTGCCTGGCGGTCAGCACGGCGTGCCCCAATCCAAGGGCCTGCTTTTGCCGAACAAAGGAGACCGTGGCCAGATTGGAAGGTGCCCGAACCTGCCGCAGCAGATCGCTCTTCCCCCGTTCCTCCAGGGTTCTTTCCAGCTCGTAAGCCACATCGAAATGGTCCTCGATGGCACCCTTCCCCCTGCCGGTCACGATGATCACCTGGTCGATGCCGGAGGCCACGGCTTCCTCGACCACATACTGGATCAGGGGCTTGTCCACCAGAGGTAGCATTTCCTTTGGCTGGGCCTTGGTGGCCGGAAGAAACCGGGTCCCCAGACCAGCCGCCGGAATCACTGCCTTTCGAATTCGCATGGGCTCCCCAGCCTTACTTCAGGTGCAAGACCACCATTTTCTGTTCCGTCATCTCATGGATGGCGTACTTGGGGCCTTCCTTGCCGAATCCACTCTCCTTCAGCCCGCCGTAGGGCATCAGATCGGCTCGCCACTGGGGGCCCCAATTGACATGCAGGTTGCCGGAGTCCACTTCGCGGGCAAACTTCATGGCCCAATCCAGATTCTCGGTGAAGATTCCCGCGGAGAGCCCATAGTGGGTATCGTTGGCGAGCCTGACAGCCTCATCCACCGACGCGCAGGAACTGAGCGCCACCGCCGGACCGAACACCTCCTCGCAGGAAATCCGCATGGCAGGGTCCACGTCCCCGACCAGTGTCGGCGAGTGCAGGGTTCCGTCACGATCTCCCCCGGCCAGGAGCCGGGCTCCGCCTGAAACAGCCTCCTGCACCCAGGACTCCACGCGCTCGGCATCGGACTCCCGGATCATCGGTCCCATGCTGACGCCCTCGCTCAGCGGGTCACCGAAGCTCATGGATTTCACCTTGGGACTCAGGGCCTCGCCGAGCTCTCCATAGACGTCGGACAGCGCCAGAACCCGCTGGGCGCTGATGCAAACCTGACCGGCGTTGCTGTAGCCGGTAGCCAGGATGGCCTGACACACCTTCTCCAGGTCGGCGTCGGGCATGACGATTAGCGGAGCATTGCTGCCCAACTCCATGGTGACCTTTTTCAACCCGGCCGTCTTGCAGATGTCCTCCCCCACGTCCCGGCTGCCGGTGAAGGTGATTTTGCGGACCCGCCGATCTGCGCACAGGGCCCGCCCTATGCGGCCTCCGCCCCCGGTGATGCACTGAACGGCCGGCGGCGGGAATCCGGCTTCGAGCATGATCTCGGTGAGCTTCAGCGCGGACAGCGGAGTGTCGCTGGCAGGCTTGATGATCACGCTGTTTCCGGCGGCCAGAGCGGGACCCACCTTGTGGGCCACCAGGTTCAGCGGAAAATTGAACGGCGTCACCGCCGCGACCACGCCGCAGGGAACCCGCAGGGTGAACCCCAGGCGGTTGCCCGAGCCGGGCGCGCCGCCCAGCGGAATCATCTCACCCGTCACCCGTTTCGCCTCTTCGGCCGAGACCTCCAGGGTCTGGGCGGCCCGCGAGGCCTCCACCCGGGCCTCCCCGATGATCTTGCCTTCCTCCAGGGTAATGGTCCTGGCCAGGTCCTCGCTGCGCTCTTCAACCAAACGCGTAGCCTTGGCCAGCAATTCATACCTCTCGTAGGCGTCCATGCGCCTCATGAGGTCCGCCCCCTGCCGGGCGGTCTCCAGCGCGCTGTCCACGTCCGCCAAACTGGCCCGAGGCACGGTATCGACCACGCTGTCGTCGTAAGGATTTCTCACTTCGATCTTTTCCGATCTTTCGACCCATTGGTCCGCCAAAAACATTTTCATCTCGAACACCTCCCGTCAGGTCACTGGTGGAGGCCATTCTACCTGAAGACGGTGGTTAGTTGTCAGTGGCTAGTGGTCAGTGGTTAGTGGTTAGTGATTTGATCAATGCGTTGAGCATTTTGCCGATCTCGGCGCAATCGCTCAACAGGCGCCTGCTTTTCTCTGGCGTTGTCATCTCCAGCTTTGTTGACAGCATCAGGAAGGTTTCAAGCTCCGCTAACGACCCCCGCGCAACACCAAGCGACTGAATAAACTCCCCGCTTGAGCGGCGTGCCTGCCCCTCCGCAATGTTCGCCGGAATGGAGGCAGCCGACCGTCGCATCTGTGACGTAATGCCAGATCTTTCCGCGGCGGGAAAGTACCGCGTAAGCGCGTAGATCCTTACGGTCAAGTCCATTGATTTCTGCCAGACGATCAAATCCCGATAAGAGTGTACGAATGTCATGATGCATAACTCGCTTTCACAAGTGCCCGCCAACAACAACTATTGAGCAAGCACTGACCACCTACCTGAATCAGGGACGCTTCAGAAAACTAACGTATCAATTGAATAACTAACCACTGACCACTAGCCACTGACAACTAATCACTCGTCCCGCCGTCTCTCCCCAAACCGTCTCCAGTTGGTTTATACTGGCACCCACGTCGGCCCGCCAGGACTCGGGACCGCAACGCAGACCGTCCCCATCGAAGAGGAACCCGGAATGACCACCTCCAGGAACGTCGACATCTACGAAGAAATCACCCGCCTGCGCAATCAGGGCCAACGAGCGGCCCTGGCCACCATCATTCAGATCCGGGGGTCGGTGCCGAGCTTTGAAACCGCCAAGATCCTGGTGCGCGAGGACGGCTCCACCCTGGGAACGGTTGGTGGCGGCTGCGTGGAAAACGACGTCTGGAAGGCTGCCCGCCAGGTGATGCTGGCGGAAAAGCCCAAGCGGCTGCTCTTCGACCTTACCGACACTTCCAACCTGGAGGCCGGACTGATCTGCGGCGGCAAGGTCGAGGTCTTCGTGGAACCCATCCTGGCCACCCCCACGGTCTATATCTTCGGGGCCGGCCACGTCTCCAAGTTCATCTCCAAGGTGGCGGTGCTGGCCGGCTTCAACTCGGTCATCATCGACAATCGTCCCCAGTACGCCAACGCAGAGCGTTTTCCCGAAGCCACTCAGATCTACTCGGAGAGCTTCGAGGCTGCCTTTGAAGCCATCCATCCCAACGAGTTTTCCTACATCGTGATCGTTACCCGCGGCCACCAGGAAGACCAGACCGTCCTGGGTTGGGCGGCCCGCACCCGTGCGCGCTATATCGGCATGATCGGAAGCAAAGTCAAGAAAAGGACGTTGTTTCGGAATCTGCAGGAGGAGGGCGTTTCCCAGGAAGCGCTGGATCGGGTCCAATCCCCCATGGGGGTTGAAATCAACGCCATTCTGCCTGAGGAAATCGCCGTGAGCGTGGTGGCTCAGATGATCGAGTACAGACGCTTCAAACCGGGCAGCCGGTCATCTCGCGCCCCGGCTCGGGCTGCCGTAGTCGGCGCTGCCGGTTGAGCTCGTCCCCCGGCCAACACCGGATTCCATTTACAGGCTGCGCCCATCCACGGTCACGTACCTCCGAACTCCCTCCATCAGCGATTCGAATTCGGCGGGCAGCAGTGATTGAGGTCCGTCGGAGAAGGCCTCCTCCGGCTTGGGGTGAACCTCCACCAGCAGACCGTGCGCGCCCACGGCCACCGCCGCGTTGGAAACCGGAGCAATGAGGTTGCGTTTGCCGGTGCCGTGGCTGGGGTCCACCACCACCGGCAGGTGGGAGAGTTGCTGCAGGGCCGGTACGGCCGAGATGTCGAGCGTGTTGCGGGTGTAGGTCTCGAAGGTGCGGATGCCGCGCTCGCAGAGAATGACCTCGGAATTGCCCTGGGAGACGATATATTCCGCGGACATGAGGAATTCCTTGAGCGTCGACATCATGCCCCGCTTGAGCAGGACGGGCTTTCGGGTCCTGCCCAACCGCTTCAGCAGGGCAAAGTTCTGCATGTTCCTGGCTCCGACCTGGAAGATGTCGGTGTATTCGTTCACCAGGTCGACATTCTCCGTATTGACGACCTCGGTAATAATCCTGAGTCCGGTTCGCTCACGAGCCTCCGCCAGCAGCTTGAGCCCTTCCTCCTCCAGGCCCTGGAAATCGTAGGGAGAGGTGCGTGGCTTGTAGGCCCCGCCTCGAAGAACCTTGGCACCGGCGGCCTTGACACTTTCAGCCGTCTTCATGAGCTGTTCCCGGTACTCGACCGAGCAGGGGCCGGCCATGACCACGAACTCGTCCCCCCCGATGGTGAAACCGTCCATCTGGATAACGGTCCGCTCCTGCTTCAACTCCTTGCCCACCAGCTTGAAGGGCTGCTGGATGGGAATGACCGACTCCACCCCGGGGACCGATTCCATGACCGAGATGACCCGGTCCTTGTCTTTTCCGTCGCCCACGGCGCCGATGACCACTCGTTCCGCACCCTGGATGGGATGGGCTGCATAGCCGAAACTCTTGATCTTGTCGCACACGTAATCCACCTGTTGGCTGGTAGCCTGCCGGATCATGGAAATGATCATGAGACACTCCTTAACCGCAAAAAAGCCCGCCGGGGAGGCGGGCTTGAATTCATTCCAAGGATCATCCTCAGCTCGATTCAATCCGCCCGCCTGCCCCGAAAATACCAGGACAGGCTGCTAAAGGAACCGAAGCTGGAATAAGGCCGATTCAGGCGAGGCGCCGGGCGCTGGACGTTACCACCCAGCCGCGTCGTCAGATTCGATATGAAAGACTGATGCGACACCGTCAATTCTCCAAGCGACTTCACCAACAATGGCCTGCAGAGTCATCATAGTCCATCCGCAGGCATTGTCAACACTAAACGGAATTCCCTGAATGGGATGCGGGGGGTTGGCCGCGTCCTCACGAGCCGCGATCGCAGTCCCTCCCTCCAATCCCGGGAATCCGTGCTACCATTTTTCCTGGCGACCGGAGGCCGTTGTCGGCGGAGTGACAAGAAGGCGGCCGCCGCCGATTCTCCTCTTCCTACCCCTTCGACCCGGAGGTTCGCCCAGCCACCCGCCATGACAGCCAAGGTTATCGACGGCAAGAGGATCGGAAAGGAGATCAGGGAGGAAGTGCGCCTCGACGTGGCGCGCCTGAAAGAACGGGGGGTGGTTCCGGGTCTGGCGGCCGTGCTGGTGGGGAACCATCCGGCCTCCCGCGTTTACGTCAGGAACAAGATCAAGGCCTGCCAGTCGTTGGGCGTCTACAGCGAACTGGTGGCGTTGCCGGAGGAGACCACTACGGCCCGGCTGCTTCAATGCGTCTCCGATCTGAATCGGAAACACTCGATCCACGGCATCCTGGTACAGTTGCCGTTGCCTGGCCGGATAGACGAGCAGGCAGTGCTGTTGGCCGTCGACCCCGCCAAGGACGTGGACGGCCTGCACCCCATGAATGCCGGAGCGCTGGCTCTGGGTCGGGAGGGCTTGCGGCCCTGCACTCCAAGCGGGGTCATGGAGATCCTTCAGCGGGAAGAAGTGCCCCTCCGGGGCGCTCGCGCCGTGGTGATCGGGCGCAGCAATCTGGTGGGCAAACCGTTGGGCCTGCTGTTGTTGCAGCAGCATGCCACCGTCACCTTCTGCCACTCCAGGACCCGGGACCTGGCATCCGTCGCCCGGACCGCGGACATTCTGGTGGCTGCCGTGGGAAGACCGGCCATGGTGACGGCGGATTTCGTCAAGCCCGGGGCCGTGGTCATCGATGTCGGAATCAACCGAGTCGAGGGAGCCGCGCTGGAGAGCCTGCTTGCGGAGGACCCGTCTCTGAAGCCTCGATATGAACGCAACCGCGGCAAGGGAATCCACTCGATCCTGGTGGGGGATGTCCGGTGGTCCGGCGTCTCCGAAGTGGCCTCTGCCGCTACTCCCGTTCCCGGCGGAGTCGGTCCACTGACCATCGCACTCCTTATGAAGAACACGGTTCAGGCCGCCAAACGGCAGCACTTCGCTGATTGAAACGAGCCCGTATCTCCCTCCGGGCGGCTGGCCGGCACAGCGGCGGACCGGGGAATAGAAACTTCAACGGCCCTGAGCTATGCTTAGAGTAGGCTTGACAGGGGGCATTGCCACTGGGAAATCAACGGTCTGCGACTGGCTCGCCGAGCACGGATTCAGGGTGATTGACGCCGATCGTGTCGCCCACGGCCTGATTCGGAAGGGGCAACCCTGCTTCGATCCGGTGGTAGCCGCCTTCGGGGCCCGGATCCTGGATGCGGACGGAGAAATCGACCGCAACAGCCTGGGCCAGGTGGTGTTCAACGACCCTGCCCACCTGCAAGAACTGAATGCTCTGGTTCATCCGAAAGTCATTCGGAGCATTCTGGAGCAACTCGACCGGCTGGAACAATCCAATCCGTTGTCCAGGGCGGTGGTGGACGCCTCGCTCATGATCGAGTCCGGATTTCACAAACAGTTCAAGCACTTGATTGTGGTCAGTTGCAGTGTCGACCAGCAGGTGGAGCGCCTGATGGAGCGGAATCGGCTCTCCCGTGCCCAGGCCCTGCAGCGAATCGGGCTGCAGTGGCCCCTACAGGCCAAGCTGCCGCTGGCTACGGTCGTGATCGACAACTCGGGAACCCTCGAGCAAACCCGGCACCAGGTGGACCGGCTGCTGGAAGAGCTGGAGGCAGAGAAGGCCAATTGCTGAACCGCTTCACCATTCGATCGGGCTGGATTTGCGGGCTCTTCCTTTGCCTGGCCCTGGCGCAGCCGAACCTCCTGGCCCAGGGCAGCAGCCGTGTGGTCAACCTCGAGGCCTTTCCCTCCGTGGATGGCGTGCGACCGGGAGACCCCTTTCAAGTTGCCATTGTTCTGGACATTCAGTCGGGCTATCACATCAACGCCCACGTTCCTTCCCTGGACTACCTGATTGCCACCCGGTTGACTTTCGAGACCTCCGAAGCCGTCCGCATGGCCGAACCCCGATACCCCCGGGCCATTAGCCAGACTTTCGAGTTTGCCCCGGGGCAGCCCCTGGACGTCTACGAGGGCCGGGTCATCATTGCCGCCGCGGGAGAAGTTGTCCAAATCGAAAATGCCGAGTCGATTCCGGTGCGCGGCAAGGTGACGGTCCAGGCCTGCAGCCACAACCAATGCCTGGCTCCGGTCAACCTTCCCTTCTCCATCTCCCTCAAGGTCCTTGAAGCCGGTGTCGCTCCCAACACGATCCACCCGGAACTGTTTCGAGCACCGCGCGCCACCTCCATGGTCTCAGGCTCGGAATCGGCTCCGCCGGGCTCGCTTCAGGAATTCGCCGGCGCCCGGCGAGAGGACACGCTGTCTGCAACCATCGCCCGCCAGGGACTGCTGGTGACCCTGGGGCTGGTGTTTCTGGCGGGACTGGCCCTCAACACCACCCCCTGCGTCTACCCCATCATTCCCATCACCATCGGGTTCTTCAGCAACCAGACCGAGGGACGGCTGAGCCGCACCTTTTTCATGGCCTCTGCCTACGTCCTGGGCATGGCGATCACCTACTCCGCCTTGGGCGTGGCGGCATCCCTGACCCAGGGGATCTTCGGAGCGGCGCTCCAACACCCGCTGGTGCTGCTGGGCCTGGCAGGTCTCATGGTGGCCATGGCGCTCTCCATGTTCGGGCTCTATGAATTTCGCCTGCCGGTCAGCTTCAATCGACTCGTCCCCCAGAGTTCCCAGGGGAACCTGGGAGCGCTGATGATGGGGCTTACCATGGGCATTGTGGCGGCGCCCTGCATCGGTCCGTTCGTGATCGGATTGCTGGTCCACGTCAGCAACAGGGGAGAACCGGTCTATGGATTTTTCATGTTCTTCGTCCTGGCTCTGGGTCTGGGGTTTCCCTACCTGGTTCTGGGAACCTTCTCAGGAGCTCTCAAGAAGCTCCCCCGCTCCGGAAAATGGATGGAGACCGTGCGACGCTTCTTCGGACTGGTTCTGCTGGGAATGGCTCTCTACTTTCTCAACCCGCTGATGGGCCACTACGGCGCCTGGGCGCTGGTGGCGTTCCTGGCGGCTTCGGCAGCCTACTTGATTCTGGTGGAGGCCCGGCGCGCCGCCACCCGGGTCTTTGCCGGGCTGTTGGTCAGTCTGGGAGCAGGGCTGGGGGTGGCGGCAGTGTTGCTTGTTCCGGGTGAACCCAGGGAGGGTATTGTTTGGGCAACCTATTCGGAAGAGGCGTTGGCCCAGGCCCGCCAACAGGGAAAGTCGGTGATGATCGATGCCTACGCCGACTGGTGCCTGCCCTGCAAGGAACTGGACACCTTTACATTCACCGATCCCGCGGTCAGAAGCGCCGCCGAGGGACTGGTCAGGCTCAAGCTCGACCTGACCCTGATCGAATCGGGCTCCGAGGCCGAGCGCGCCCGGGGGCGCTTCGGCATCCTGGGAGTTCCGACGATTCTCTTCCTGGACTCCGCGGGCCGGGAGCGCACCGACCTGCGCCTGGAGGGATTTGAACCGCCGGACCGCTTTCTGACCCGGATTCAACGGATCGAGGCCTCCTCCCAATCCGGCCGGGACAGCCTTTCCTTCCTCCGAGGCGAACCGGAACCTTGCCCGCAATTCTTACCAGGGGGCGCCGAGCACCGTGCGTCACCGCAAGGCATCCCCATGGGACCAACAAGTTGCTGAAAATAAATGGCCTTTCATCATGAATCCAGCGACCTGGTGAGAAAGGCGGGCAAGGGTGTCTCCGCTGGAATCTTGTGCGCCCGAGCGGGGGGCAACTACAATGAGGACTCAAATCGGACAGGGTTACAGTCAGGAGACCGGATGAACCCGTTTACGACCAGGGCCCGAAGAAGCCGCTTTCTTGCGGCCGCGCTATGTCTTCTGCACGGATTCTCCTGGTCCTGTGCTTTCCCGACCACTGACGGACCCGGGGCACCGGGGTCTCGCCAGGTCTCGAGCTTGCCCGATTTCTCACTGACCACCCTGACCGGAGAAACGGTAAGCTCGCAAGACTATGACCAGAAGATCCTGGTGGTGAATTTCTGGGCCACCTGGTGCACGCCCTGCGTTTACGAAATTCCGCACTTGAACGACCTCTACAGGGATTTTGGTTCCAAGGGGGTGGAAATCCTCGGCATCTCCATGGATTCGGGTGACCACGGAGAGGTCCGGCGGTTCATGCGGCGGCACCGCATCAAGTACCCGGTGGTGGTAGGAGCC includes the following:
- a CDS encoding TlpA disulfide reductase family protein; the encoded protein is MNPFTTRARRSRFLAAALCLLHGFSWSCAFPTTDGPGAPGSRQVSSLPDFSLTTLTGETVSSQDYDQKILVVNFWATWCTPCVYEIPHLNDLYRDFGSKGVEILGISMDSGDHGEVRRFMRRHRIKYPVVVGAPSVGDDFGGVRAIPTTFIVDQQGEIVKRYDGFRPAYMKDTRRTIEELLG